The following is a genomic window from Carassius auratus strain Wakin chromosome 15, ASM336829v1, whole genome shotgun sequence.
ATTGTTTTTGCCTTAAGTAAAATTACAACTTGGGAAGCACGTTTAAAAGCATTAAAGACATGCGTATCTCACCTTTTGCTGGtcgtctctttctttcttcctgtcatatgcatttttattgcttCATTAGTTACTTCTCTCACCCCCAATGCCAGAGTCATCAGTGGATCTCTTTCATTGTCTCTTCCACCAATGTTAAATcccattatttatgttttaaatacagcTGAAATCAGAGTCTTAATTCAAAAACTGCTTAAAAACAGAATTTCGCCAATTAGAAAGAACTTTTTTAAAACGACGTTAATGATTGTTTGTGTTCTTCATTATTCTGAATTAAATTACCTAtttgaaaaatgaaatatattttttcataaatgttttaagaTTCATTATGTGGAAATTAAATGTGTAGAAATAGTTAAATTCACTCTACTACACCCGAACATGTGGGCGTTTGAGACGTGATGTGTGTTGGGGAAAAGCAGCAATATGCAGTTTGTACTGTGTTCTTAATTACGGACCCcaagacaaaacaacaaaatggacTGTAAATTGTacaagctattttttattttttctgagcgGTATGTATTacactgaaatgtttcttgtAACCCTAAGGTTTCATCCACCCAAATGCTGTTAAATATCATTCATGTTCATATCATGTTTATATCATTCATATAATACAAACCAAGGATCCATTTTCTCGAGTATGTCTGAAATCTGCTTAGGTCAGAGAGTAATGCTCATATGATGTGATCAATAAGGGTTCGAGTCCACTTTTGGCTGAACTTGCTCTTCTTACCATTCTCATTGCATATTACATCGTAAAACTGGAAATGAATTGCCTAACAagtgtttaataataatgttttaaatatgtaggTTTGGAGGTGGGTAGGCTGTTGTCAAAGTCATGGACTTGTAGATGTGTTTTTGTTCCCACGTGTTCTATGACTTAGTTTCCTGTCTTTATGTGATTATACACTTTTCTTCTATACCTTTGCCTTTATTGAGTGGGTGCTGGTGTGCTGTGAATTGCCGCTGACAGTGGACATCACGGATGACAACACCAGCCCAACTTCTAAACCACAGCCCAACCAATCTCCACCCCAATGTGTGGAGCTACAGCCAGAACCCACCACAGACGGACAGCCAGCAACTGCTGTGACTGACGAGCCATCGCTGAAAGGAGTGACAGAGCTGTGGATCACGTGACGTATGATCAGGTGCATGAGCCGGCAACGAAGTCTGCTCCTGAAAGTATCACAGTAGAGCCTGAATGTGTGGAGGGAAGCACTGTCGTATCAATGAAGGTGAGCTGAGGCTAGACTTGGAAAAGGACTTGGTAGACTTTTATTCTGTCTTCCGTCATCATCTGCCTGTCCTGTTATGgccataaaaaacaattattgaacTCCCTGTCTGTCCTGAACTGTCAGCCTGTCTTGAATTACCAGTCTGTCCTGTTATGACAATGGAGGTCCGTCAACCCAGCGACACCACCATGACTTCTAGCTCCCTTATCTCCACCGTGGCCCGTCAGTCCACCAGCTCCACTGGGCTCCCTCTTCTCTCCTGCTCCACAGCGGCCTTCCGGATCCCCGTCTCCACCTTGGTCACCAGAGCCATCTGCTCCTCCTTGGCTCGACGGCTCTCTGTCTCCACCTCGGGCTCCACCACTACCTGCTCAGCTGCCGCCGGTTGCCCCCCCTGGAGTTGTCAGTCCTTCCTCCAGCATTGCTCCTACCTCCGTCTGCTCCACCATGGCTGCAGCCTGGGTCCCACCTGGCTCCTCTTGCTCCAAGTCCCTCATGTCTCCATCTTGGCTCCTCCATCCATGGTCTCCACTCTGAACTCcgttcttcatcctcctcttaGGGATCCATCTTCTGCTTCCACCTGTATTGTCAGCCTGCCTTTCTACCATCCCATTGCCATCCCTTGTCACCCCTCTCCTTTGTGCTCCTCCTAAGACCCCCTCCGTACCAccctttgttttgtgttttgcgaGGTTGTGGCATCCGGTAGGGGGGCAATGTTACAGGCATGGATttgcagttgtgtttttgttcccACGTGTTCTCTGTCCTAGTTTTCCTTCTGTATCTGATTATGTCATTTGGTTCAGGTGTGACTTGTAATTACCATCATTTGCTCCACTACTTATGGCTGATTTATAATTCTGCGTCGGACCTATGCCATAGCTACAGCATAGCCTGAAGTGCACCTCTCCAAACACTGGGCTGTGTGACTTCCCCCAActgtgctaaattattaaatgattgaaCAATCTGTGGTATAATTGACCTAGAGACTTCCAAATAATTCCAGGGGagatttgaacaaatcattttcagGGAGATTATTCAAATAAGTGTTAGAACTGTGAATCACTGTCATGAGGCCTACGGTTTATTAGTTTCTTTCATTATCCTGTTTTCAAACGATAAGTTCTTACCTCTAAGCGTGATCTACAGATTACAAAAACGCATGCAActcaagataaaaaataaataaaaattaaataaaaaagctaacCAGTTTTAATACACGGAATACCAGGTGTCTACCTATTGtcgtttatattttatagttttaacaaaacattatttcaatctgtatacatttttaatcaagcATTTGTATAATTGAAATCAAACGTGTTGCCAAGctcataaacaaaaacaaacaatatatacagtatatactttttAGTTATACAGAAATTGTCCATAAATGTTATACTTCAcacttaatattttgttaattgcatttaattgattatattttgaataaaacatctGCAAAGATTTGTAAAAGCCAcctttgttattaaaataacattcaatCTCAGTGTATTAAACGCAGTAGAAAATATGTTAGTTCATCTCTTTGGTCACTAGTTAGTAGCCTATAAGAAACGCAAGAAGTATATGGTCTGAGTGTCACCGACCAACCACAAAATTCCCCGCCTTATTAAGAGTGAAAAAATGTGCCTTAAATATCTTCGACTTTGACATATTTTTGGAGAGCGTAAAAAGACATACAGTGTATTGTAATAAATCATTTTACAGGTATAGAGATCAAATCAGATGCTTTTCCAGTTCACTCGAAAAGTTGATTAGATTATAATGTGACAATTCTTCTTccttattgtgtaaaaaaaagaagttacaatTCTGTGATCCAAatgttgtaatattaatttaatattgtaaaatgttgtaCACTGTTCTAATTTTTCATCTTTTTAATTTAGCCATCAGATCATCATGTCATCAGGAAACATCAGCTTTGTTAAGGACTTTTTTATCGTTGGTTTTCCTGGGCTTCAGCCAGGATACTATGGTGCAGTGGCTGCTCTGCTGCTTTTTGCCTATGTGTGTATCTTAGTGGGGAACGGAAtatttatagcactttttacTCTAGAAAAACGCCTTCATAAACCTATGTATTATATCATCTTAAACCTGGTTGTAAGTGACTTATTATTCAGCACCACTACCTTACCAAAGATTATTTCTAGATACTGGTTCCAAGATGGTAGTATTTCATTCACTGGTTGCTTCATTCAGATGTATTTTGTGCACTATTTTGGTTCAGTCAGTTCTGTTATCCTGTCAATAATGGCCTTTGACAGGTACGTAGCCATATGTAATCCCCTAAGATATCCTAATATAGTCACAAAGttgaacattttctttctttgtctggCTGCATGGGTGCTAACAAACACATGCCCTTTAATGGTGGCAATAAGGGCTTACCCTCTGCCTTACTGTTCAGGAAACACAATTATACACTGTTACTGTGATCACATTTCTATCACATCACTTGCATGCACTAACAGGGCACTGTACGGAGTTCCAGCCTTTGCAATTGCTATGGTTGTGTTGCTCGGTCCCCTGGCCTTCATAATTTTCTCTTACTGTGCCATCATTGTGGCAGTTTTGCATATATCGAGCACTCAAGGAAGGCTGAAGTCATTCTCCACCTGCAGTCCTCAGCTCATCATAATTGCTCTATATTTTCTAcccaggtgttttatttatttgtctagcATCACTGGTATCAACTTCAGCACTGATTTGCGATTAGTCATTATTATGATGTATAGTCTGTTTCCACCCATGATCAACCCCCTCATTTACTGTTTGAGGACAAAAGACGTGAAGGAAACCTTACTCAAAAAGATAAAAGTTTCAATGAATCCCCTATTTATTCCAACAAAGGTGAATGTATccactgtatgtgtgtaaatTCATATAGCAGTCATACATtagaagaaacaacaaaaacaaaatagtatTAGATGTAAACATACTAAATTAGTATAGTAACTGTGAGAAGACATACGATTTAATCAGTTTTAGccacaaaagtttatttttgtaatttttaaacaattacaaactTGCTATATTTCACCTAAACTATATttcaaaaaacaaagaaagaaaaaaactattaaatatgattaaaacaatATTGTATATGAAACATCTGTTCCCAGCGGAAACAACCTTTATAAGACAAGTCAATAGCTGTACTAAACTGATGTgtattttgtgttaaatgtgatgttAAGAACTACATGGTAATTTTTTGTCACTGTAATTTATGCCATTGTCTTTACAATTTACAAGTCAGATATCAACAAACTGAGACTGTTACTGTGATCATGTCTCCATCACAACACTGGCATGCACTGACAGATCACTATATAGTATTCCAGGCTTAATTCTTACTGCTCCATCTTCATACAGATTTTAGGTACCCAAGGAAGGATGAAGAATTTCTCCACTTACAGTAAGGGCTTTCTAGGCCAACATAAACACACCTGAAGTAGCTAATCAAGGTCATCAGGATCAGTAGAAACCTTTGTGTGCTAGATGTAAACTGTTCAACCAAGTCACTCTCCAGGAGCCACTTTACACACCATTAGGGTCCCCAAAGATGTAAATATCCATAATACAGAGAAAATTATAACCATACTTGTATTGGTCACAATAGAATGATTCCTTAATGGCAATCAAATTGCAATGAAGTGATCTTATGCAAGTTCAACAAGAGTGACACTTTTGAATAGAACTGAAACCAAAAACATGTTTTCCAAAGAAGCACTTTAGGAGATGTACCACGAGTCAAACAGAAAATTCTTCATATTGGGAATCAGTGCATTATATTGTATGTAATATTTACAATAGTATATTCCCACAAatacaaacagacacaaacacttaGCTAAGTAATTTTTTTTGACACAAATAAAGCAAAGACAGAATCACAACCCTTTTATGTATCGATGGATATTCATTTCAATTCTGGTGCTTaaactttaatgtgttttttctgaTTATCCCTTccttattatttgatttgatttcgaCAGCCAGcatgaaaaaaatattggaatattggaaaataataataagagtaaAGTAAGTGTATCCAACGTTTGACTGATATAAACAGTTTAACTATGTATTTGTAGGCCTTAGTGGTAAATAACGGATGGAAATTTAAAGGAATTCTGTGTACTACTTTGTCTCCGTCACCCCTTTTTAAGATATGTTTGGGCTGTACAACAGATAAGCAGGTTATCTGTTACTTAGAGCCTTTTGACACCCAAGTTTGTGGTGGGccttttttaaattctaattctgtctattctgaaaattaaaaaatgaaatattactaaaaaaataGTGAACTCTTATAGCCACAATAGGAGTGCAGAAATGACACAGTCATTCAATAGATGGTTCTTGATGACTGACAGTGACAGTACAGCAGTGTTTAATAAAACGATCACACAGATTTGTCTTATATCCAGTCTCTCTCTACAGTTGATTCctccaaaatattattaatacacataataccTTGCTACACCACAAAACAACGCACAATAAGAGTCTTAATTCTTAACTATTCCATATGGATTGTAATAATAGTATCTTGAGATATCTAAGATAATgaattgtttttaattcattcaccatTGAAATGTAAGCTATTCAacatctggagaaaaaaaaacacatttatgtagTGGCATATCTACAGCAGCTAATCTAAATAAGGTATAAGAAGATTACTGTATGTGTATTCTGATTATAACTTTATTATTGgagataaataaaatcataatgacTGATATAATCTACTACTGTAAAAAAGTTTTCTGTATTTGTTGTGAAACTTTTAGCAAGAGTTGCATCATTTTTTATCGAAAGATTAAGAGTTTATGTGTCAGAATGACTCTGTCAAATTTAAGTTGTTAAGCACTAAAATAGATGACTAGCTATGTGTTGAATCAGAGAAGACCATGTACAAACAGCTCTGACAGTAAATATACATCTCtatagtcatttttatttgtttttggtcaAACACGGTGGACCTATGTAGACGAAGCATGTTAGGCCTGTTCTGGCAGcagttaaaaaacatttatagagTAATTATTCATtcttatttgattttgaaatcacTGTTTATGTTTCTGATCTTCACAATTACAATAATGACTTAATTTCAGTCCGGACTGCAAAGTCAATGTGTAGTTATCGAAATTTCAAATAGAATAATAGGCTACATACCTGAATACTGTATTTTTTCTCCCATTTATGTTATGACAGAGCTTAACCGGAATGGCTTTTAGtcaagtgtgtgtacatttagtGAAATATTGATGCATTTACACAATTACTTGGTGAATGAAATGGGTTATCAAAATGGTTTCAAATACAAAAACTGATCACTCACAGACAATTCGCTGCAGCTCCATCAATCAAACTGCGAGCTCATAATTCCCACCATCCGATGATGACATACGAATATCATCACAAATAAAANNNNNNNNNNNNNNNNNNNNNNNNNNNNNNNNNNNNNNNNNNNNNNNNNNNNNNNNNNNNNNNNNNNNNNNNNNNNNNNNNNNNNNNNNNNNNNNNNNNNGATTTTATATCACACAGTTTACGACCATTCACTGAAACCCCATCCCGCATCACCTTACACGTGACGACTGGTTATGAACAATGCACTGGCTGAACAGTCATTATCTTTcagcaaatatttaaaacaataggGAAATAAAGCTCAGCCCTAACATTTTAAGGCACTTCAGCCATCCCAGTCAGGACGTGTctaggaaaaaaaagtcagattatTATCCCTATTGCAAGGATAAAACAGACATAATAAACTCAGCATTATTCTTACAGCAAAAAATATCTATGTGCACCCAAAAATGCTTCCCATTTCAAATCAGTAATGCCTTTAAATTGTTTCCTAACCAGTATATACAGCTTTGGCATATGTTGTTACCAGAAGTGGTTTCTTGTTTGGCAGATGGTTTAATGAAATTATGCAATCACACTCTCAAAAagtatggagagaaagaaaaagcagaCAGTGTTTGCGTAAACTTTTCAACCTTTTGTTGTATTTCTTTTATGGTTACCTCAACTGAACACAAACGAACTAGCTTCCTGGAGAGGGAACAAATGGGAGGAAAGAATCTGACCTTAGAAGATCACCAGGTCACTTTCACCTGCCACTTAAGACAGAATCCACAGTCTCCATCTAATGAAGAAGGACAAATACTGTAAGCCCTGTGTGGAGGTGATGGGAACCTCTTATTGTCCTGTCTAGACCATTTTAAAGATAATTGGTTTGAATGACGTAAAAACGGCCCTGTTGCTTTGTGGTTAACACTGCAATATATTGATTGTTATGCAGTCAGAAAGGCTAGTACATAGTGCACATCCTCTCTAGAGAATGAAAGCGGTAACAGTGATTGAGGCTGTTCTGTACATGCTAACCCTCAGTGTCAGGCTGGTGGATGGTTACGCTTTGAACCAGAGCGGTCACGTGTCACATTAAATTCCCTGAGGCTTTCAACTGTGGCACAAAAATCTTTAATAGAATTTATTTCATCTGCCACTTTCTTCTCCAAAGTGTCTTTGTATGCACTAGAGTGACAGCAAGAGAATAGGTCAAACTGCTTTTCAGACCCTTGGTCTATGGCCATTATTtccttgatgaaaaaaaaaaacaaaacaaaaaacatattagtTACCAGTTCAGATTATTCTTCACAAAATTAGCTCCTCGCAATATACATCAAATGTATGAGTTGTTTTCCCCTCAAGTCATGAAAGTACATATAACAGATGCGCCACAATTCCAGGATCGTAGCTCAtgaatcctaaaataaaatatgtaaatagtaGTTTCCACGAACATATTTCATCACTGGTTTCCAGGCATCATAGATGGAATAGACGATTTAATAGCTATTTTTCTGGTTGGAATTTATGTCAAATTATGAGCTGTCTCAAGAAGCATGGCTGAATCATCTGAATGATTCACCACAACTATTTCAGCATCTAATAGAATAGGTTACACATTACTGTAAGGCTGGATGAAGTCATGTCATCTAAAACCACAAAAGATATGACTTTCAAGTTATATTCATGCTTAGGTTGAAGGCAGAGTCCAATGAGGTGCCTgtgagaatgaagaaaaaaaacattcgaAACGTAGAGAAGAAATtaacaaacaaagcaaaataagtcacatctaaatgaaaataaataaataaataaacaaaacagtcaaacaaaacacaatgcaacaaaaataacaacaaatacactgacagtacaaataaaaaaattccacaaaaccacagtgcaaaacaaaaatcacaagcACAGTACAAAATAcaaactaacagaaaaaaaaaacaacacaggaTTAAAATTCCTCAAATAAgtataaaattagaaaaagacaaggaaaaaaacaacaaaaaaatctgctACAAAGCacagtacaaataaaataagtaaataaatatacaaataa
Proteins encoded in this region:
- the LOC113115519 gene encoding olfactory receptor 2AT4-like — protein: MSSGNISFVKDFFIVGFPGLQPGYYGAVAALLLFAYVCILVGNGIFIALFTLEKRLHKPMYYIILNLVVSDLLFSTTTLPKIISRYWFQDGSISFTGCFIQMYFVHYFGSVSSVILSIMAFDRYVAICNPLRYPNIVTKLNIFFLCLAAWVLTNTCPLMVAIRAYPLPYCSGNTIIHCYCDHISITSLACTNRALYGVPAFAIAMVVLLGPLAFIIFSYCAIIVAVLHISSTQGRLKSFSTCSPQLIIIALYFLPRCFIYLSSITGINFSTDLRLVIIMMYSLFPPMINPLIYCLRTKDVKETLLKKIKVSMNPLFIPTKVNVSTVCV